The DNA region CTTTGGACTTTCTTGGTTTTTTCCTCCTCTTTTTGGGATCACCATGTTGACTACTATTATCCTCATCACTTGACCCACTTTCCTCATCACTGTTGCTCACTGTTGAGGCAGCATCCTGTTCCTGCTGTATTATATCCATACTTGAGTATGTAGAGGAGCCCTGATCAGTTGATGGTTTATCCACAGAGAAAAGAGGAGACTCCTTCAATGCCTCTGACATGGATTTCAGTTTCTCTGTTGTGTCTGCTCTAGCTGAACCATCCCCATAAAGCTCATCATCCTGTATTTCACTTGATCTTGATTCATTTCCAAATCTTGAACTTGGACTTTCCCAAacattgtcaatattttttccaaCATTGCCACCGAAGACTTCTTTCTGTTGGGACTCTGTGATTTGATTGCTGTCATTTCCTTGTGTACATTGTGATTGATGAGTTTGAGGAACTGAAGTTGTATCAGACCCAGTCTCCTCTACTAGCATAGGCTCCGAGTCTGGCCTATCCTGACCTCTTGTGGTGTCTTCTGCAGCAGATGCAATAATTTCTATGGAATTAGATATTGTAGCATCTCCTTTAGGTGTTGCTTCCACTGTACCAGATGCAGACTTTCCAGTGACATCAAATGAAGTAGCATCTCCTTTGTGTGTTTTGTCATACAATGTGCTGGCCTGGTGCCCCTGAAGAGAATATTTGTGTGGGTTCCAAGAGTCTCCATGATTAGCATCATTATCATTGCTTTCCTTTAATTGATTCTCATTTGATTTTCCATTATTTCGAAGAATTTCAATGTTGGTTTGAAATCTTGACATAAGTGGGGGATTGTAACAATCATTCTCTGTGGGGTTTAGAACACCTTGTGAAGCTTCATTTTGATTGCCATACAAAATTTGTACATTTGATCCTGATGGTTGTGTATGGCTTCTGGCTGTTGACTGCTCTGTGTCTTCAAAGCCAGAGTTGTCTCCCTGGATAATGTTTTTATCTATAGCTGTTTGGCCTTCTACTCCATACAATAACTTCAAATTTGCTCCTGAGAGCTGCAATTTCTGGTCAGTGTTATATTGTGGCATTCCATGTCCTTGAAGTGTTTCATTCTCAACCCTTGATCTTGTACCAGGTTCATCCACAGCAGTGTCCATCTTAGTACAGCCATCTTCTGTATGTCGAGGAATTTTGGGTGGTGACACAGCATCATCTTGGTCAGTCTCTGCCTGATAAAATGGTGAAGCAGGTTTACCATGTGGTGTTGCAGTAGTTGAAGGATTTTGAGCACTTTCGGGTTCACTGATAGACAGCTCACACTGTCCATTGCTGTGTCCAGGTTGTGTCTGGTTCTCAGGCTTAGCAAGGTTTACCTGGGCCTTCTGTACATGCTGTTTGTGGAACACCTTTATCTGTAATAatagagtatatatatatatcaatcataATTCAGGGATCAGTCTAATTtcactttcattttcattttcatacatattgttaaaacataaacaagaggcccatgggccttaacggtcatctgactcattgcacaaaacacacaaagtcacagtataaagtattggttaacgattaatataaacaatacaaggaactccttagttgaatatgtaagtttctgaaataggtaaatgtcattcgttgaacaaacttggtagcccttcatccatatatggttgtaacccatttacggattttaaagccaaaatttcagcaaaagcttccattttggacatccgccacactatccccatgggtcttagttCGGTTCCctttatgaaatatgattgtcctcacctaaagttccccttcagaatcaattaaaacccctatagaccaattttccttgagatcggagactgaaacctgaaaacaggaagtgggccagcggccatcttggaaaaccaaagtcttaatgaaaatgtttgcatgttgttcggcattaatttaaacccctatagaccaattttcattgagattggagaccgaaatttgaaaacaggaagtgggccagctaacattaaagttatatgtgccgtaactgggcgataattttgacatgctaatTTTTCATCCTTTTATTTactaaaaaccataaggtttgatgaataaagctgtaaaaatcaaaatggattcagatgacttataaatggtagttataacacagaaattttgtactgtaaaattgttgttttttatgcctttaAATATggttaaatgaaaacatacctgcagaagtcgCTTTACAATAActaaaaatattataacaacctgtaatgaaattgtagaccacaatttcgcttcatggtctgaccgtatgtactcatttcacttcactattgatgtaagaataaatgatttttggcagtactgccaaaaatcattttcagctcttattttgtacatgtaaaattagaatctatgcattgaaagtactgttattttcaaaaagttggtaaatTTTgtgtgatgaataacatattaaaagcttatcttgatttcgtgagtatgaaaaatacggcacatataactttaagaaaatttgtccttttggggccccacacacctcagcccctaggggtcggaccagactcataatatataaaatacgattgtccttccccaatgatgtttcacaccaaatatggatgaaatccatccaaggatgaaggagtgagtaggatctagcttaaattaagaaaatttgaccttttggagccccgcccctctgccaaaagtggtcggatctatttcatttatataaaatatgattgtccttccccaatgagtgtttcacaccaaatatggatgaaatccattcaaggatgaaggaggagtaggattttaaagcttaaattaagaaaatttccccttttggagccccggccctcagcccctaggggtcagacaaggctcatttatataaaatatgattgtccttccccaatgatgtttcacaccaaatattgaatgaaatccattcaaggatgaaggaggagtaggattttaaagcttaaattaagaaaatttcctcttttggagccccgcccctctgcccctaggggtcaccaggctcatttatataaaatatgaatgtccttccccaacgatttttcacaccaaatatggatgaaatccatccaaggatgaaggagaagtaggattttaaagctaaaattaagaaaatttgccctttcggggccccacccctcagcccctagggtttggaccaggctcatttatataaaatatgattgtccttcccaaatgatattttacaccaaatatagatgaaatccattcaaggatgaaggaggagtaggattttaaagctaaaattaagaaaatttgcccttttttgggtcccatccctcagcccctaggggtcggaccaggctcatttatatgaaatatgaatgtccttccccaatgatgtttcacaccaaatatggatgaaatccatccaaggatgaaagaggagtaggattttaaagcttaaattaagaaaatttgcccttttggggccccacccctcagcccctaggggtcagacaaggctcaatttatataaaatatgattgtccatccccaatgatgtttcacaccaaatatggatgaaaatccatccaaggatgaaggaggagtaggattttaaagctaaaattaagaaaatttgcccttttggggcccaacccctcagccccaaggggtacggaccaggctcatttatataaaatatgattgtccttcccaatgatgtttcacaccaaatatggaatgaaatccattcaaggatgaaggagaagtaggatttaaagcttaaataaagaaaatttcctcttttggagccccgctCCTCtgccctaggggtcggaccaggctcattttatataaaatatgattgtccttccccaacgatgttttacaccaaatatagatgaaatccattcaaggatgaaggaggagtaggattttaaagctaaaattaagaaaatttgcccttttttgggccccatccctcagctcctaggggtcggaccaggctcatttatataaaatatgaatgtccttccccaatgatgtttcacaccaaatatggatgaaatcccatccaaggatgaaagaggagtaggatttttaaagctaaaattaagaaaatatttgcccttttggggccccacccctcagcccctaggggtcggacaaggctcatttatataaaatatgattgtccatccccaatgatgtttcacaccaaatatggataaaatccattcaaggatgaaggaggagtcagattttaaagctaaaattaagaaaatttggccttttggggccccacccctcagcccctaggggtcggacaaggctcatttatataaaatatgattgtccatccccaatgatgtttcacaccaaatatggatgaaatccattcaaggatgaaggaggagtagggttttaaagctaaaattaagaaaatttgcccttttgaggccccactcctcagccccaaggggtcggaccaggctcatttatataaaatataattgtccttccccaatgatgtttcacaccaaatatggatgtaatccgctcaagggttaaggaggagtaggcttttgtataaatagtcttacgcacgacgcacggcgcacggcgcacggcgcacgacgacggacgaaacacgatgacaataggtcatcctgaccttcggtcagatgacctaaaaatatctACAAATAATAGAAATGTTCATTGTTTTCATGGTTGCTATGTTACCTATGTGTACctgaatatattatatatgaatgGAAGTAATACTTACCAGATTTGCAGATGGGACAGACCGTCTCATTTTTCCTGATGATTCCTGTACACCTAGTTTCTCCACTGTTGGCCCCACATACTCGAGACCCTGGATCAAAAATAGACTGGTCCACTTTCCATccacaaacatcacaaaatTTTTGACGTTGTGCTAAGTCTTTATTGCTGCATGGTTGTCCTTCATCTGTTCCAGGACAAGCAACAGTATCTTTACGTTTGGCCACATCAATTTTTGGGACCTTTGTACCACATTCTGGACAGAATCTGGCATTTTGTACATCAAATCCACAAGGCCCACCAACTTCATTCAAACCTTGACACTTCACCATGTCAAAGGTTTTCTAGTTCACCTgtaaacacacacaacaactaCAAATAATCTGAAAATTAGAATTATGTTTTCCTATATACCAAACCTATCATCATGGTTGTTCAGATTCTAACTCAGGTTCAGACAGCttcatttttgaaattgttttccaaaatttataatttatcaaaaaatttAAGTACATGCAGGACATCATATTGTCAGAAATAACttcaaaaaaattttttttttttatttcatcgaCACTGTATGGAAAATATATGAGAAAAAGGAATATTCAAACGAATtgtaaaaatgttgttttggtattaaaaatattcttattaccatgatttataatttataaatatatattttaactgtCTTTTATTTAGTGCCCCTGTATGTAAGTTCTGTGTATTCACTATGTATCTATAATGAACCTTTGTTGAGGTCAATATGGTGTTTTATCATATGACTCATAATTTTGCtgtttttgattggttgataaaTTAGCAAATACATTATCAACCACGAAATTGGTGACAAAAAACAAGGAAGTGACAGACTGTACAGAGTTCAGATACCTTTTATCAGTTCATGCAGTAACCTAGCTAGCTGTGTCTTAAAACAGGTCAAGGGAATCATATTCATTTTCGAGGTTGGTATCAGTCTATAGCTAGATTGTACCTAAATGTAGAGAAAAACGACTTCAGAATTTCATGATGCCAGGTTAATTTTTTGTGACTTCATTATAAAGTCAGCAAGATATGGTAGAAGGCAACATGTACTATGATCAACGATGATCTACTGCTGAAAAATGCAAAACGTTCACAAATACCAGGGAAAGATCCAGCAATAAAAACTTTTTGCTCTTAGTACTGGAAAATgaagtattttgattttgaaaaaaccTTTCATGGAAAAGGAATATTACTTAGATCCTGCcaaaaaaaattgaatgttGTCCTGTTAATTTTTTAAGGTTAATTTTTGTATTGGCTGTTCataaagtcaataaaaggcaTATGTATTATTAACTCTGATTGGTCACATGTATGGAGGTCGATATTTAGCATATCAACTcagtgtttccatttttagaaatcaaattaatattcatattatGATATCACAACTGGATTGATATTGCTTGTGTGATGTCACATATCATGACATAttcatgatattcatgataTTCATAGTTCTTTGGGAAGATGTACTCTGGCTGttctttatcattttttttatatatccaACGAGAAGAAAAAATGAAGCCCTTCATTAATGAAACAAGTCATATAAGATGAGATAGGTCAGGAAGTAAAATGTAAACGACCTTGAGGACAGGTAACAGCTAGATAACAAGATTTTTTTAAGATTCCTTGAAAATACTAACTTGATAAAGAAACTGAAACTTTATGAGAAATGAAAGTGAAAGTTGGTATTTTACATGTTGCTTTTAAGTGTTTGCATATAAAGATAAtacattgataaaatatctGTGTACACTCTTACTATATACATACCAAGGTTATGCTTCATGCATATCTTAACTTTTTATGTGTACATGATATATAGAGATATCGGCACATAACAGCAATATCCCTCTGTGGATTGTGAAAATGgtggagtttccaatctctctTCTATCACagttaaattacatgtatgtttcagcCCAGTCACAGATATGACAGAACCATAGCTATGGGCTCTTAaaatacaaactttatcattAAAATACTCTTTATTCCACTGTTCAGATATCTAATAAATTAGAAATGCTACAATATTTCAAGACATGATCAAATGACACTAATCGATgaagtattgttttatttgtgttcacAAACATAGATTTCTAATGGAAGAATATATTCTTCGATAGTTAACAATGATATTATGTGGTTGTTATGGGAAAAGATAACGGGGTAAATATTCTCTTTCAGCCCCTTTTCTGGCAAGACAAGAGAACCTCAATCtgaggggtaagattcttaagttaCCTGTTACCTGTTACCTGTCCTTAAACACCGTAGTTAGCTGGCTCCAGCTAGTTGTGGCACGTTTTGTTCATTTACAAGATTATTGTCCGATTGTCAAATATGAGGCTTTGCCAAGAGTTTGACAGCTAGCTTAATAATCTTATCCCGAGTTTTGAGATCTCACCACAAGGAgagtgaatgattctttttcagTTACCCACTTTGTGTCTCTAATAATGACGTGTTAGTAAAACAAGTAAGAATGATGTGACCTGAGTGAATTATCATCAACGCCATTGTGATGACATCGTTGCATTGGTGTCTGATGTCATATACTACACTGTTACGGCCGTTTTGATATAAGTTTGAAGAAAACTgtgactgcaagtcaattctccatgcATGAAAATACTGTATTCGATccatagaaacaaatttggaccAGCCTTCcataaattattctacaaagccataaatcaattttcaaaagaaagtaagttatgaaatatttcagaaacattGATTTCCAACTGCTAAGTGACAACTCTATTCTATGTCGTAACTTACATGTCGCTTCCTTGTGTATAgtgtataatttcatttttcatgcatattttaaagattatttaatttgttttgatgaTTAATGCTGAGATTACTGTCCAATACATGTACCCAACCAAATACAAACATCAAACACAGATTCGCCATTTTGTTCAACTGGGCTTTAAATGAATTCACATGGTGATTAAGGTCACATGACTATAAACAGACTGAACGTTGTTGTCCAGAAAAAAAAGTGTATGTATTGCAGGATATTTTGAACGAAAATTAATCCTGTAGTTTGCAATATCTTTTATTGTAAAACCAATCTAGTTTCTGAAActaatgttaataattttagaGAAAATCATAATTTTGTAGACGAGGTTATATTGCATAAGTATTCATGAAATGTAGCATTAGATGACACGAGTGTGTGATAAACCTGTATTACACACGTAAATTGTAGGCATGAAAGATTAATCTACATTCTTAGTTAACAAGTTTCAATTTTACATGATAAAACTCATATTTGATCATATTTGCTTTCTGTATCTGTACGATTACCATGCCAATTCACCTAAAGTAATTCTGATAGAAGACACTTTATATAGTTCATTATGATTTGCACAAAAAAAATTGCAGGGCTTGACATAAACCATTGCTCAACTGCCCCTGGCAGGTTGGACCTCCTGTCAGGCAAGTTTGACAGTAACATGTCTGTGACTTGTGGAGGTGGAGATTTTAGTGAGGcctaaattaaaatattgtttgtttgccCTCCTCCAACCGACCCATGAAAATCAGCCCGACTCaaaaaattttattgaaatattctatgtgaaaattttttttattgtcgtGTACTTTCCAGTGCCGTGTGAAAACCTTTGATGAATCGTGGTATAAATTTTTGTTTCGCCTCGTGATCAATTTTGACAATCGCGGTAATTTTCCAATACTGGGTCTTTGATACACTTTCATTATACGGACAGTTTCATTGAGTATTCGAAGCGCCTAAATGATTTGAATCCACACACGGCGCGGCAAGATGTCAGAGACGCGCAAAGAAAAAATCTAAAAGTTCAGATGAAAATCTGGTAATACTGTGTTGTACGGTGAAATTTATCGATCATAATAAAACTTCATATACAACAAGTTCAATCCTATGCAAAAAGGATCCTAGAATTCTACGAGGATGACATATGGGGTGACGTGTTGGATGAGATTTTCAACTTGAATTCATCTCGAAGTCCATCCCCACCGGGGAAAAGCGATACCGTAGACACGTGTTTGTCATCGAAAACATCAGCTGAGACATTTCGTCCACACATCGAGGAACCCATTTCCGTTGCGTTAAACTTTGACAAATCCCTTTAATATGTGACATTCGAAGTTACTAAATTCCATGATGAATCGCTAAATGTCAGTACAACTACAAGTACCAGAACAAAAGCGGCTAAGCCTAAAAATGAGCCCAGAACAGGTGAGTTGAGTGGCATTCTGTGTTTAATGGTTTTAAATTACCAAGCCTGCAGAATGTATTCAAATAAAAGCTGATCTCTGCAGACATTTgtcttttgttttcattgtagCTTTTGTTTATATCCCCTCGCAGTGTATGCAAAGAGATTATGTATCAATTCAAATTTTGGTGTGTGTCGTAAATACTAATTACTATTAAAAGTTGAATCATTCCATGGCTCTTCAAACGTTTTTGGTAGTCGGATGTAACATGGTCGAATGTCAGAATATTGGGGTCAAGAGTCAAAGATAGAAGTCCACCGTCAGagtatggattttttttttgaaattcgGTAGATGTACGATGGtccagaaaatatttaaagactCTTTCCCGAGGGTATAGACCTTCAATGCTAACCCTGCCCAGACAAAACGCCcatgttttgattatttttcttatacgTCTTGTACTTGTACTGACACATCATGTGTAGTGTGAGTCGGGCAGGTTAAGTTTTTGTGGTCACTGTCCCGACAGGGCAAGTCCTTAAAAAAGTTGATGTCAAGTCACCTGAATTGTCTGAAAATTTGTGTGTGATTATACGAGTACACATGCAATGGCGTGAATTGGTCGCCTGACTGGCAGTTACAGCAGTTACATAGTGTAGACCTACAATGTACATGCTACTTTTTTCAATGGTCCATTTCAAGAGAGAATTAATCTGTTTAAAAACCATACTACAtgaaacaaaacatcacaaaattatgttataacaaaataaaacaaaaaatttaaaataaaatatccatgTTAGTTTGGCTGGGATTGGTTAATATGAATTCTACTTTCGGTATTTCAACCGTCGACAAAATGTCCGACTGACTTTTGATCATGATCTTCTACTGTGCTAGCTCGAGTCATTATATTAGAGAATTATTGTCATTGAAACGGCTCTAGAATATCAACAAAGTATCTATCAACTCACCTCAGTCAAATTTGAAATTACATCGTCATGTTATACTTAGACAATTATATTAATGTTTCGCTCTGCTGTCAATGTCCTGCCAACTTGCGGCTATGGCTGCGGCAGAGTGGTGTATGATCACGTGATCGAGATATTAAAAACGAAGATTAATTTTACGAGACACTGAGACTCAAACTGCGGTATTCAGTGATAAAATTCTTAACAATTATTTCTAGATATCATACACtagaaaataaacataaataagaGTCgtgaaaaaaatcatgaatCATACGTATATGCATTTATTTGTTGAACcgaaagtgaaagtagactCTCTGTGCAGTACGAACTAAATACACAGATTTTTCCTGATAccttatttagaaaaaaatgtatatcttTAACCTTGTGATTTGATAAAGATTGGCtgaattatttctttataagtacgtttttacatatatatgtcctCATTGTCATTTTCGGAAAATCATATATTCAGTGGAAATCCCAGCTTTCACTTTCGTTTCTGAGAAATAAGGAGCACGTTATAGGGCCTATTGTACAGAATGTAGTCCAATGTACACATAGTTTGTTTGAGTCTTACCTCttgtaattttacaataaaacatgtggTACAATacgtacattatatatacatacatgtacatgtatagcgCACATGTTACATAAACGTacctaaatacatgtactcaaCTTCCCTAGCCAAGTGTATTTAGTACGATTAGGAAGTACCCTTAGTTAGCGAAGTTGCTAAatacttagtccgctaaacctgcctatattattaggctttttaggcaaaaaaataaataaaagccttttttaggcaaaaaaataaataaaagcctaataatataggcaggtttataTAATTAGCGGCTACTAAATATATGACTGAGA from Argopecten irradians isolate NY unplaced genomic scaffold, Ai_NY scaffold_0374, whole genome shotgun sequence includes:
- the LOC138312567 gene encoding protein starmaker-like, coding for MFVDGKWTSLFLIQGLEYVGPTVEKLGVQESSGKMRRSVPSANLIKVFHKQHVQKAQVNLAKPENQTQPGHSNGQCELSISEPESAQNPSTTATPHGKPASPFYQAETDQDDAVSPPKIPRHTEDGCTKMDTAVDEPGTRSRVENETLQGHGMPQYNTDQKLQLSGANLKLLYGVEGQTAIDKNIIQGDNSGFEDTEQSTARSHTQPSGSNVQILYGNQNEASQGVLNPTENDCYNPPLMSRFQTNIEILRNNGKSNENQLKESNDNDANHGDSWNPHKYSLQGHQASTLYDKTHKGDATSFDVTGKSASGTVEATPKGDATISNSIEIIASAAEDTTRGQDRPDSEPMLVEETGSDTTSVPQTHQSQCTQGNDSNQITESQQKEVFGGNVGKNIDNVWESPSSRFGNESRSSEIQDDELYGDGSARADTTEKLKSMSEALKESPLFSVDKPSTDQGSSTYSSMDIIQQEQDAASTVSNSDEESGSSDEDNSSQHGDPKKRRKKPRKSKEDRKKKQGRKKRNVQEKRGKSGKNDNYGSSVDKTEENVSLHAVGTSNSEKTNRIVTRSSKSLEVNKTQEEEKDSTKEKTDENKASKTASNKKVNNTQEKEEDSTKERMDENRASKTAKSNNRKAGANSSTPPGPGAGNSSNDKRSNTKRTHGNFVTVVFHAVFTRSILDDSVGGPYLYLALANDPYIKMETVRRFEDGSIELEAAVNIQMNLLDRMINYTYGVDAGNKVWVSELVHNVDRNSGRFFTIPKKVLSEGN